A single region of the Thermococcus paralvinellae genome encodes:
- a CDS encoding DUF2067 family protein, protein MKAKKVIVIHVKDDVEKEEFMKELQKLNLPAFIYVHGKLDSLKINIQGTKDEIKDAIYKIKDIHRRVRSRLYANKRGLYRYTLDDIFREAGVSISAPILLKTLELLGETVELKDNELETSMSWNEIIALTRKLGEYLGDISLQTTRQIREVALPLAIVFNIDPEEILDLMIELGVAEYKEDKFKYELVKNKEQAMEIMLKYLVGEGNED, encoded by the coding sequence ATGAAAGCCAAAAAAGTAATCGTTATCCACGTAAAAGATGATGTGGAAAAAGAGGAGTTTATGAAGGAACTGCAGAAGCTTAATCTGCCCGCTTTTATTTATGTCCACGGAAAGCTGGACTCCCTAAAGATCAACATTCAAGGTACCAAAGATGAAATTAAAGATGCTATTTATAAGATTAAGGACATTCACAGAAGAGTCCGTTCCCGTTTGTATGCAAACAAGCGTGGATTGTATAGGTACACACTCGATGATATATTCAGAGAAGCGGGTGTCAGCATTTCAGCCCCAATTCTGCTGAAAACACTTGAGTTGCTTGGAGAGACCGTTGAACTTAAAGACAATGAACTTGAGACATCAATGTCTTGGAACGAAATAATTGCCCTAACAAGGAAGCTTGGAGAGTATCTTGGAGATATTTCACTCCAGACTACAAGGCAGATAAGAGAAGTTGCATTGCCTTTGGCTATTGTCTTTAACATTGATCCAGAAGAGATTCTGGACTTAATGATTGAGCTTGGAGTAGCAGAGTACAAAGAGGATAAGTTTAAATACGAACTCGTGAAGAACAAAGAGCAGGCTATGGAAATAATGCTAAAGTATTTGGTGGGTGAGGGGAATGAAGATTGA
- a CDS encoding DNA-directed RNA polymerase subunit L produces the protein MKIEVIKREGNVMEFYLVGEDHTFANLLNEVLHENKHVTFAGYTIEHPILTARKPKFKIVTDGKITPEKALEEAAQKIFDRAKEALEVWEKAIKK, from the coding sequence ATGAAGATTGAGGTTATTAAGCGCGAAGGGAATGTAATGGAGTTTTACCTTGTTGGAGAAGACCACACATTTGCCAATCTTCTCAATGAAGTTCTTCATGAAAACAAGCACGTTACATTTGCCGGCTACACGATTGAGCATCCAATCTTAACTGCCAGAAAGCCGAAGTTTAAAATTGTTACAGATGGCAAAATAACTCCAGAAAAGGCTTTGGAAGAGGCAGCACAAAAAATCTTCGATAGAGCTAAAGAGGCCCTTGAAGTTTGGGAAAAGGCTATTAAGAAGTGA
- a CDS encoding ribonuclease III family protein has product MRYSKDFTDKNLSKFGDSLVNFIFSLALSEYLGYPAADRVPNSSLALALDRANLSHLIPPRTDKHRKGDIAEAIIAYAWLERKITIQEAAEIIKKNLTPDVVHFVRRKEIIGLAFGELLKVIKERIGL; this is encoded by the coding sequence ATGAGGTATTCAAAAGACTTCACAGATAAAAACCTCTCAAAGTTCGGGGATTCTTTGGTCAATTTTATATTCTCCCTAGCCCTAAGCGAGTATTTAGGATATCCAGCGGCTGACAGAGTCCCGAATTCCTCTTTAGCCTTAGCTCTTGATAGAGCCAACCTCTCCCATTTGATTCCCCCAAGAACGGACAAGCATAGGAAAGGGGATATAGCCGAGGCAATAATAGCCTATGCATGGCTAGAGAGAAAGATAACAATCCAAGAGGCGGCTGAAATAATTAAGAAAAATCTTACTCCTGATGTAGTTCACTTTGTAAGAAGGAAGGAGATAATTGGACTGGCCTTCGGAGAACTCTTAAAAGTGATAAAGGAGAGAATTGGGCTCTAA
- a CDS encoding sugar phosphate isomerase/epimerase family protein, with protein sequence MEIGVSIYPHFVNKDKSLPSVLADVKIKKYDFVQIFPHALGLIKNGEVVEKKLRSVETALKGVGINYIVRMPLSVNLRDHIYYSRHFKVAKAVVDVAIKLGAKIIVMQSGKTGRLDLEIEAIQQLADVAGKFGIQIALENTFSVKDTLYVVDNVNRENVGFALDVAHAFLSAQGDENKLLEDVKLGTEKTIILMIHDNFGKLTPQVEPEDALAYGVGDLHLLPGEGKIPFGKVLKLFGEVPLLLKVKDPDKFAKLPDKQTLIEILTSI encoded by the coding sequence ATGGAGATTGGAGTTAGTATATATCCTCACTTTGTGAATAAAGATAAGAGTTTGCCATCAGTCTTAGCTGATGTGAAAATCAAGAAGTACGACTTCGTTCAGATATTTCCTCACGCTCTTGGGCTGATAAAAAATGGTGAAGTAGTTGAGAAGAAACTTCGCTCTGTTGAAACAGCATTAAAAGGGGTGGGAATAAATTATATAGTCAGAATGCCCCTCTCAGTTAACCTCAGAGATCACATCTATTATTCCAGACATTTCAAAGTTGCAAAAGCTGTGGTTGATGTTGCGATAAAGCTGGGTGCAAAAATCATCGTCATGCAGAGCGGAAAAACAGGAAGACTCGACTTGGAGATCGAAGCAATTCAGCAGCTGGCAGATGTGGCAGGTAAGTTTGGAATTCAAATAGCCTTGGAGAACACCTTTAGTGTTAAAGACACACTTTATGTTGTGGACAATGTAAATAGAGAAAATGTTGGTTTTGCTTTAGATGTTGCTCATGCCTTTTTAAGTGCTCAGGGAGACGAGAACAAACTTCTTGAAGATGTTAAGTTAGGAACTGAAAAAACAATAATTCTAATGATTCATGACAACTTTGGAAAGCTCACACCTCAAGTTGAACCAGAAGATGCACTTGCTTACGGAGTAGGTGATTTGCATCTCCTACCCGGTGAAGGCAAGATACCATTTGGAAAAGTCCTTAAGCTATTCGGAGAAGTCCCACTGTTGCTTAAAGTCAAAGACCCAGACAAATTTGCAAAGCTGCCAGACAAGCAGACATTGATTGAAATTCTGACAAGCATTTAG
- the sppA gene encoding signal peptide peptidase SppA, whose amino-acid sequence MEKGEVWKYLTFILTLLLALAIVSNVLLYTQNSELQKALMKNRTTEVKVEMPNITVQAPTGNITALQAKIEELQMQIEYLKEQLREKQPAEANTTIVILPIMGPIDEAMALDIVSKIREIKENESIGGVLLWIESPGGYVGPVRVIYKELKKLSYEKPIVAYTGGYADSGGYFIACAADKIIADPLAEVGSIGVLYVHYDLEQYYAQNGIKVNVFKTGKYKDMGAEWRDLTPEEREMIKNIIDTYFQDFLQAVSEGRHLNMNTTKEYATGQTWFATEVKGTLVDDTGDLDYAIKVLEELMGVKSARVIMYDAQKTDFGIYESSSLYMPANYVYSYIRG is encoded by the coding sequence GTGGAGAAAGGGGAAGTCTGGAAGTACCTCACGTTCATCTTGACTCTTCTACTAGCTTTAGCAATTGTGAGCAACGTACTGCTTTACACACAGAACAGCGAACTTCAGAAGGCTTTAATGAAAAATAGAACAACTGAAGTTAAAGTTGAAATGCCCAACATAACAGTTCAGGCTCCTACAGGGAACATAACAGCATTGCAAGCTAAAATAGAAGAGCTTCAAATGCAGATTGAATATCTTAAGGAGCAACTAAGGGAAAAGCAGCCAGCGGAAGCGAACACAACAATAGTTATACTCCCCATAATGGGTCCAATTGACGAAGCAATGGCACTTGATATAGTGTCCAAGATCCGAGAAATCAAAGAAAATGAAAGCATAGGTGGAGTTTTGCTCTGGATTGAGAGCCCTGGAGGCTATGTAGGTCCAGTTAGAGTAATTTACAAAGAGCTGAAAAAGCTCAGTTATGAAAAGCCGATAGTTGCATATACTGGCGGCTACGCTGATTCAGGAGGCTACTTTATAGCATGTGCAGCTGATAAAATCATTGCCGATCCATTGGCAGAGGTCGGCAGCATAGGAGTTCTCTATGTTCATTATGACCTTGAGCAGTACTATGCCCAAAACGGCATAAAAGTCAATGTCTTCAAGACTGGTAAGTACAAAGACATGGGTGCTGAATGGAGAGATTTAACTCCCGAAGAAAGGGAAATGATAAAGAACATTATTGACACTTACTTCCAAGATTTCCTCCAAGCAGTCAGCGAAGGAAGACACCTTAATATGAACACAACAAAAGAATACGCAACTGGCCAAACTTGGTTTGCTACAGAGGTCAAAGGAACTCTAGTTGACGATACTGGAGATTTAGATTATGCAATTAAGGTTCTTGAGGAACTTATGGGTGTTAAAAGCGCTAGAGTAATCATGTACGATGCTCAAAAAACAGATTTTGGAATTTATGAGAGCTCATCCCTCTATATGCCCGCCAATTACGTTTACTCTTACATAAGGGGGTGA
- a CDS encoding PH1570 family protein, translating into MQCEEKLEVFENGFEDGKFNLRIEFYGADARKVLLAILYELYLPDYGLEYVYPFECAKEFWDIYMDASEVQPEELKLGKPKFVSRAVIDKLEAILENIEAPREVKESIDLEKSEIYKLKDGLLALGKNFLLDGIKNRLFIFNKPSARELILKYIGRW; encoded by the coding sequence ATGCAGTGTGAGGAAAAGCTTGAAGTATTTGAAAACGGTTTTGAGGACGGAAAGTTCAACTTGAGAATAGAGTTTTATGGAGCTGATGCTAGAAAAGTGCTACTTGCAATTCTTTATGAGCTTTATCTTCCAGACTATGGACTAGAATATGTCTATCCTTTCGAGTGTGCAAAAGAGTTTTGGGACATTTACATGGATGCCAGCGAAGTTCAACCAGAGGAACTTAAGCTCGGTAAACCCAAATTTGTGAGTAGAGCAGTTATTGACAAGCTTGAGGCAATTTTAGAGAACATCGAAGCTCCAAGAGAAGTAAAAGAAAGCATAGACTTAGAAAAATCAGAAATTTATAAGCTTAAGGATGGACTTTTAGCTTTAGGAAAGAACTTTCTGCTTGACGGCATTAAAAACCGCTTGTTTATCTTTAACAAGCCCTCTGCAAGGGAGTTAATTTTGAAATACATTGGGAGATGGTAA
- a CDS encoding AI-2E family transporter — protein sequence MKTESLVWIGVSLIILFLVWLTVKPLISPIIFSLAMAYVFHPLHMKLSEKFGNKKSAVLLTAVMALFASVLLIGAALWLRETLTYLYIYIGDVFNWLLGVNLPFGIGESIQTLSKTIPEKLGGILLGYTFSLPKFMLQAIVFLALFYAILTNSDFLSMEIYRLLPKENRELGIHLVERAKTTLNAILRTWLMLSVLKGVFLTVGFVLFDITTVSGAIAAGILCIVLELLPVIGGWILWVIGAVYLIKTGNMAFGVLFAIYGAVFISPIPDITVRPKLVAKGAKVSSVVALIGIFGGIMSFGIKGVIIGPVALGLLVTLLEEWKEREKETLTQETTQLSKAHRSKVA from the coding sequence ATGAAGACAGAATCTCTTGTATGGATTGGAGTATCTCTCATTATTCTCTTTTTGGTTTGGCTTACAGTCAAACCTTTAATTTCGCCGATAATTTTCAGCTTAGCTATGGCATATGTTTTTCATCCACTTCACATGAAGCTTTCTGAAAAATTTGGTAACAAAAAATCTGCCGTATTGTTAACAGCCGTGATGGCACTGTTTGCCAGTGTTTTACTGATAGGAGCAGCTCTTTGGTTGAGAGAGACTTTAACTTACCTATACATCTACATTGGTGATGTTTTTAACTGGCTTTTAGGAGTCAACCTGCCTTTTGGAATAGGCGAGAGCATTCAAACTCTTTCAAAGACAATTCCCGAAAAACTTGGCGGCATTTTACTTGGTTATACCTTTTCACTCCCAAAATTCATGCTCCAAGCAATAGTTTTCCTTGCTTTGTTCTATGCCATCCTAACAAATTCCGACTTCCTTTCCATGGAGATCTATCGTCTTCTGCCGAAAGAGAACAGAGAGCTGGGCATACATCTAGTAGAAAGAGCAAAGACAACACTTAATGCTATTCTGCGAACTTGGCTGATGCTCAGTGTCCTCAAAGGTGTCTTTCTTACTGTTGGTTTTGTGCTGTTTGACATAACAACTGTTAGCGGAGCAATTGCGGCAGGAATCTTATGTATAGTCCTCGAGCTCCTGCCTGTAATTGGAGGCTGGATTCTTTGGGTAATTGGAGCAGTGTATTTAATCAAAACAGGCAATATGGCCTTTGGAGTACTCTTTGCAATATATGGTGCGGTTTTTATTTCACCTATCCCTGATATTACAGTACGTCCAAAACTTGTCGCTAAAGGTGCAAAGGTGAGCTCAGTTGTTGCATTGATAGGAATTTTTGGTGGAATAATGTCATTTGGGATAAAGGGAGTTATAATTGGGCCAGTCGCTTTGGGTCTACTTGTAACACTGCTGGAGGAGTGGAAAGAACGAGAAAAGGAAACTTTGACACAGGAAACTACACAACTTTCCAAAGCTCATCGCTCAAAGGTTGCTTGA
- a CDS encoding AIR synthase family protein, translating to MLPTGKVPPEKLREIVFKHLGVQGERVLIKSGVGVDAAAVEFGDKVLVASTDPITGAEKNIGFYAVNVNANDVATFGAKPKWFLVSVLLPENADEALLKEIMTDIDKSAKELGIAIIGGHTEVTPGLKKPIVVGTMLGEVKKEKLVYAGNAKPGDVIILTKGAGIEGTAIIASEREEELVKVFGKEFVERAKAFLRKISVVKEALIANEIGVNAMHDPTEGGIANGLHEMADASGLGFKVYYEKIPIAEETKKICGYFNLDPLALISSGALLISTSRENAEKILAALEKEGIVASIIGEFLGDKEKRVIVKEDKEEELKQPLSDELWKVV from the coding sequence ATGCTGCCTACTGGAAAAGTTCCACCAGAGAAGCTTAGAGAGATAGTTTTCAAACACCTGGGTGTTCAGGGGGAGAGGGTATTAATTAAGTCCGGTGTTGGGGTTGATGCAGCTGCCGTAGAATTTGGCGATAAAGTCCTCGTAGCATCCACAGACCCAATAACAGGTGCAGAGAAGAACATAGGATTTTATGCTGTTAATGTGAACGCTAACGACGTTGCAACTTTTGGGGCAAAGCCAAAGTGGTTCCTAGTCTCAGTTCTTTTACCAGAAAATGCTGATGAGGCTCTCTTAAAGGAGATAATGACAGATATTGACAAAAGTGCAAAAGAACTTGGTATTGCAATTATTGGAGGACATACCGAAGTTACTCCTGGCTTAAAGAAGCCGATAGTTGTTGGTACAATGCTTGGTGAGGTCAAAAAAGAAAAGCTCGTGTATGCTGGAAATGCAAAGCCGGGAGATGTGATTATTCTCACAAAAGGAGCAGGAATCGAAGGAACAGCAATCATAGCAAGCGAGCGTGAGGAAGAGCTAGTTAAAGTGTTTGGAAAAGAGTTCGTTGAGAGAGCAAAAGCCTTTCTCCGGAAGATAAGTGTTGTGAAAGAGGCGTTAATAGCGAACGAAATTGGAGTAAATGCTATGCATGACCCCACAGAAGGTGGAATTGCTAATGGGCTTCACGAGATGGCAGATGCCTCTGGATTAGGCTTTAAAGTTTACTATGAGAAGATACCAATAGCAGAGGAAACGAAGAAGATCTGTGGGTACTTTAATTTGGATCCTCTGGCACTGATAAGTTCCGGGGCGCTACTCATTTCTACGTCAAGGGAAAACGCGGAAAAAATACTTGCTGCTCTTGAAAAAGAAGGAATAGTTGCTTCGATAATTGGGGAATTCCTTGGAGACAAAGAAAAAAGAGTAATTGTAAAAGAAGACAAAGAGGAAGAACTCAAGCAACCTTTGAGCGATGAGCTTTGGAAAGTTGTGTAG